Proteins encoded together in one Bactrocera neohumeralis isolate Rockhampton chromosome 4, APGP_CSIRO_Bneo_wtdbg2-racon-allhic-juicebox.fasta_v2, whole genome shotgun sequence window:
- the LOC126755275 gene encoding V-type proton ATPase subunit F 1 — MALHSARGKLISVIGDEDTCVGFLLGGVGEINKNRHPNFMVVDKNTPVSEVEDCFRRFVKRDDIDIILINQNCAELIRHVIDAHTSPVPAVLEIPSKDHPYDASKDSILRRARGMFNPEDLV, encoded by the exons atggcTTTGCATTCGGCAAGAGGAAAACTTATATCCGTTATTGGTGATGAA GACACTTGCGTAGGTTTTCTTCTGGGTGGAGTTGGTGAAATCAACAAGAACCGTCACCCCAATTTCATGGTCGTCGACAAGA ATACACCAGTGAGTGAAGTCGAAGATTGCTTTAGACGTTTTGTGAAGCGCGATGATATCGATATTATTTTGATTAACCAAAATTGCGCTGAACTCATACGTCACGTGATTGATGCACATACATCACCAGTACCCGCTGTGCTGGAAATCCCTTCAAAGGACCATCCATATGATGCTAGTAAAGATTCCATTCTTAGACGTGCAAGA GGCATGTTCAATCCTGAagatttggtttaa
- the LOC126755271 gene encoding proteasome subunit alpha type-5: protein MFLTRAEYDRGVNTFSPEGRLFQVEYAIEAIKLGSTAIGICTSSGVVLAAEKRSTSELMVSSSVEKIVQVDRHIGCVTSGLTADARTLIDRARVECQNYWFIYNEPMPIESCAQAVSAMAIQFGDSSDGGSAMSRPFGVAMLFAGINEGVPQLWHMDPSGTYVRYGAKAIGSGSEGAQQTLKDEYHKDMSLQEATKLAMSILKQVMEEKLESKNVEVLVMKPNEDFRMFSKEEVEREINAL, encoded by the exons ATGTTTTTAACACGCGCTGAATACGATCGTGGTGTAAACACCTTTTCACCAGAGGGACGCCTATTCCAAGTGGAATATGCTATTGAAGCCATTAAATTAGGATCTACTGCCATTGGTATCTGCACCAGCAGTG GTGTGGTACTCGCTGCAGAGAAACGAAGCACATCTGAATTAATGGTGTCTAGTAGCGTGGAGAAAATTGTTCAAGTAGACCGACACATTGGATGTGTTACATCCGGGCTTACAGCTGACGCGCGTACATTAATTGATCGTGCGCGTGTTGAATGCCAAAATTATTGGTTTATCTACAATGAACCTATGCCAATTGAGTCCTGCGCGCAAGCAGTATCTGCAATGGCTATACAGTTTGGGGATAGTAGTGATGGCGGATCGGCAATGAGTCGACCATTTGGTGTTGCGATGTTATTTGCTGGAATTAATGAAGGTGTGCCGCAGCTTTGGCATATGGATCCTTCGGGGACATACGTGCGTTATGGTGCCAAAGCCATAGGTTCTGGTAGTGAGGGGGCTCAACAAACATTGAAAGATGAATATCACAAAGATATGAGCTTGCAAGAGGCGACGAAGCTGGCCATGTCTATACTCAAGCAAGTAATGGAAGAAAAGCTGGAATCAAAGAATGTTGAAGTATTGGTAATGAAGCCAAACGAAGATTTCCGTATGTTCTCTAAAGAGGAAGTAGAGCGTGAGATAAACGCACTGTAG